The following are from one region of the Armatimonadota bacterium genome:
- the clpB gene encoding ATP-dependent chaperone ClpB, whose amino-acid sequence MRLDRMTVKAGEALQEAQQLAADRAHPAVDSEHLLAALLTQTEGVAPVLLSKLGAKPDEILQEVNRELDSRPKAYGGQPGAQMTARLTKAIQTAFDESRSLGDEYVSAELLLLGLSHDQGSLAGRLLNQKGASPTTLKQAVQELRGGAKVTDQQAESKYQALEKYSIDLTERARQGKIDPVIGRDDEIRRVIHVLSRRTKNNPVLIGEPGVGKTAIVEGLAQRIALGDAPDSLKDKRVLQLDMGAMLAGAKYRGEFEERLKAVLKEVADSAGQIVLFIDELHTIVGAGAAEGAMDAANMLKPMLARGELRCIGATTLDEYRKHIEKDPALERRFQTVYVAEPSVEDAIAILRGLKERYEVHHGVRINDSAIMAAAQLSSRYIGDRFLPDKAIDLIDEAAARLRMEIDSMPTEIDELERSIRRAEIEREALKREESEGARQQLDKLEAELANLNQEKSRLTAHWQQEKEIIQEIREAKRRIEELRLEEQRAEREHDYAAASRIRHGELPDLQKQLEAQQERLNQVQIDVQLLKEEVDADDIAEVVAKWTGIPVKRLKETETMKLVEMEKRLSERVVGQEEAVRAVSEAVRRARSGLGDPNRPIGAFMFVGPTGVGKTELARALAEFLFDDERNMTRIDMSEYMEKHTVSRLIGAPPGYIGYEEGGQLTEAVRRRPYCVILLDEVEKAHPDALNVLLQVLDEGRLTDGQGRTVDFRNTVIIMTSNIGSEFYAEGPVGESAEVEANVRLAIRAAFRPEFLNRIDDIVLFRHLSRPQMKEIVRIQLKRVQDRLKTRGIALVVQDAALEELANAGMDQIYGARPLKRAIDAHILNPLAQKLLSREILENSTVVVDYRDGEWEFRMEG is encoded by the coding sequence ATGCGATTAGACCGAATGACCGTTAAAGCCGGAGAAGCGTTGCAAGAAGCCCAACAGCTGGCCGCCGACCGAGCGCACCCCGCCGTGGATAGCGAGCACCTTTTAGCGGCGCTCCTGACGCAAACCGAGGGCGTTGCACCGGTTCTGCTTTCAAAACTAGGCGCCAAGCCGGACGAAATCCTGCAAGAAGTCAACCGTGAGCTCGATTCGCGCCCCAAAGCCTATGGCGGACAGCCCGGCGCTCAGATGACGGCTCGCCTGACCAAAGCCATCCAGACCGCGTTCGACGAATCCCGGTCGCTGGGCGACGAATACGTGAGCGCCGAACTTCTATTGCTCGGTCTTTCGCACGATCAAGGCAGCCTGGCAGGACGTCTTCTCAATCAAAAAGGCGCCTCGCCAACAACCTTGAAACAAGCCGTCCAAGAGCTTCGCGGCGGCGCAAAAGTAACCGATCAACAGGCTGAATCCAAGTATCAAGCGCTGGAAAAGTACAGCATCGACCTGACCGAACGCGCCCGGCAAGGCAAAATCGACCCCGTCATCGGACGAGACGACGAAATCCGCCGCGTGATCCATGTGCTATCGCGACGCACCAAGAACAACCCGGTGCTGATCGGCGAGCCCGGCGTCGGAAAGACCGCCATCGTCGAGGGTTTGGCGCAGCGCATCGCCCTGGGAGACGCGCCCGATTCGCTAAAGGACAAGCGCGTGCTGCAGCTGGACATGGGCGCGATGCTGGCCGGCGCCAAATACCGCGGCGAGTTCGAAGAGCGACTAAAAGCCGTGCTGAAAGAGGTGGCCGATTCGGCCGGTCAAATCGTGCTATTCATCGACGAACTGCACACCATCGTGGGCGCGGGCGCGGCCGAAGGCGCCATGGATGCCGCCAACATGCTGAAACCGATGCTGGCGCGGGGCGAACTTCGCTGCATCGGCGCCACCACGCTCGACGAATACCGAAAGCACATTGAGAAAGACCCCGCCCTGGAGCGCCGCTTCCAGACCGTCTACGTGGCCGAACCGAGCGTCGAGGACGCTATCGCCATCCTGCGAGGCCTTAAAGAGCGGTACGAGGTGCACCACGGCGTCCGCATCAACGATTCGGCGATAATGGCCGCCGCCCAGCTCTCTTCCCGATATATTGGCGACCGATTCTTGCCCGACAAAGCCATCGACCTGATCGACGAAGCCGCCGCCCGGCTGCGCATGGAAATCGATTCCATGCCGACCGAAATCGACGAATTAGAACGCAGCATCCGCCGAGCCGAAATCGAACGAGAAGCGCTGAAAAGAGAAGAATCGGAAGGCGCTCGACAGCAATTGGACAAACTAGAGGCCGAACTGGCCAACCTGAACCAGGAAAAGTCTCGCCTGACCGCCCATTGGCAACAAGAAAAAGAGATTATTCAAGAAATCCGCGAGGCCAAACGCCGCATAGAAGAACTGAGGCTGGAAGAACAGCGCGCCGAGCGCGAGCACGATTATGCCGCCGCCAGCCGGATAAGACACGGCGAGCTGCCCGACCTGCAAAAGCAACTAGAAGCCCAGCAAGAACGGCTGAACCAAGTGCAGATCGATGTGCAACTTCTGAAGGAAGAGGTGGACGCCGACGACATCGCCGAGGTGGTCGCTAAATGGACCGGCATCCCCGTCAAACGGCTGAAAGAAACCGAGACCATGAAACTGGTCGAGATGGAGAAGCGCCTGAGCGAGCGCGTGGTGGGGCAAGAAGAGGCCGTGCGAGCCGTCAGCGAAGCCGTGCGCCGAGCCCGCAGCGGACTGGGAGACCCCAACCGACCGATCGGCGCCTTTATGTTCGTGGGCCCCACCGGCGTGGGCAAAACCGAACTGGCGCGCGCCCTGGCCGAGTTCCTGTTCGACGACGAGCGCAACATGACGCGCATCGACATGAGCGAATACATGGAAAAGCATACAGTGTCGAGGCTGATCGGCGCGCCTCCAGGCTATATCGGATACGAAGAAGGCGGCCAGCTGACCGAAGCCGTGCGCCGACGCCCCTACTGCGTCATCTTGCTGGACGAGGTCGAAAAGGCGCACCCGGATGCGCTGAACGTGCTGCTGCAAGTGCTGGACGAAGGCCGATTGACCGACGGACAAGGCCGCACGGTGGACTTTCGGAATACAGTGATCATTATGACCAGCAACATCGGCTCAGAATTCTACGCCGAGGGGCCTGTGGGCGAATCGGCCGAGGTGGAGGCGAATGTCCGTCTGGCGATCCGGGCGGCCTTTAGACCGGAGTTCCTTAACCGAATCGACGACATCGTGCTGTTCCGCCACCTATCGCGGCCCCAAATGAAGGAGATCGTCCGCATCCAACTGAAGCGCGTTCAAGATCGCCTCAAGACCCGCGGCATCGCTCTGGTCGTCCAGGACGCCGCCCTGGAAGAACTGGCCAACGCCGGCATGGACCAAATCTACGGCGCCCGCCCGCTCAAACGCGCGATCGACGCCCACATCCTCAACCCCTTGGCCCAGAAGCTGCTCTCAAGGGAGATTCTAGAGAACTCTACTGTTGTGGTGGATTATCGAGATGGAGAGTGGGAGTTTAGGATGGAGGGGTAG
- a CDS encoding RluA family pseudouridine synthase, translating into MPGYRLTVGPDEAGLRLDRFIANSLPDISRAKIQAAIAHGNVLVNGKAVPKDKRLAAGDEIEFQPLPPETLNLTPESIPLDVIYEDDCILVINKPVGMTVHPAPGSQSGTLVHALLGRQTALSDAGEPFRPGIVHRLDKETAGLIIVAKTNLAHWRLAQALQARRIHRAYLSICIGEPTWKTATVDKPIGRHPKNRQKMAIVPNGRPAKTDFYLLTKGSGMALLLAELHTGRTHQVRVHAASLGHPLVGDPLYAKGESGGQALLAWRLQFRHPTSGGELRFRAPIPPKMQALIDEIDPTWEPNDIERGIIKRLDNNRLKIGEGTCD; encoded by the coding sequence ATGCCCGGTTACCGCCTGACCGTTGGCCCCGACGAAGCAGGCCTCCGCCTCGACCGCTTTATCGCCAACAGCCTGCCCGACATCAGCCGAGCAAAAATCCAAGCCGCCATCGCTCACGGCAACGTCCTAGTCAACGGCAAAGCCGTGCCAAAGGACAAGAGACTCGCCGCAGGCGACGAGATCGAGTTTCAGCCTCTGCCGCCCGAAACGCTGAACCTGACGCCTGAATCGATCCCATTGGACGTCATCTACGAGGACGACTGCATACTGGTGATCAACAAACCGGTCGGAATGACGGTGCACCCCGCGCCCGGTTCCCAATCGGGCACGCTGGTTCATGCACTGCTGGGACGGCAGACCGCCCTCTCGGATGCGGGTGAGCCCTTTCGACCCGGTATCGTGCATCGACTGGACAAAGAAACCGCCGGACTGATCATTGTGGCCAAGACCAACCTGGCGCATTGGCGTCTGGCACAAGCCCTTCAGGCCCGACGAATCCATCGCGCCTATCTCTCTATCTGCATCGGAGAACCGACTTGGAAAACGGCTACGGTTGACAAACCGATCGGGCGACATCCTAAGAATCGGCAGAAGATGGCGATCGTTCCAAACGGCCGCCCGGCAAAGACCGATTTCTATCTGTTGACCAAAGGTTCGGGAATGGCGCTGCTGTTGGCCGAACTGCATACCGGGCGCACGCACCAGGTGCGAGTGCACGCCGCGTCGCTCGGGCACCCGTTGGTCGGCGATCCGCTCTATGCCAAGGGCGAATCGGGCGGACAGGCGCTTTTGGCCTGGCGATTGCAGTTCCGACACCCAACGTCGGGCGGAGAACTGCGTTTTCGAGCGCCGATTCCGCCGAAAATGCAAGCATTGATCGATGAAATCGACCCAACCTGGGAACCAAACGACATAGAGCGCGGTATAATCAAGAGACTTGATAATAATAGGCTCAAGATTGGAGAAGGGACATGCGATTAG
- a CDS encoding dioxygenase, protein MSHNQEADPQRRKLLKAGLFLAVPGALWPLAGNALAPTPEIPDADDPTPAIIEGPYYKPKAPERASLVEKGAKGTVITLAGRVLDTDGNPLPEALVDFWQADADGVYDNAGFKYRGWHRANKKGEYKLETIMPGPYPGRTPHIHVKVAPPKGRVLTTQLYFPGVAANQRDHLYKAACLVKKVKDKENQLTFDFVLKVD, encoded by the coding sequence ATGAGCCACAATCAAGAAGCCGATCCGCAAAGACGCAAACTGTTGAAGGCCGGACTCTTTCTGGCTGTTCCGGGCGCATTGTGGCCCTTAGCCGGCAACGCTCTGGCCCCCACGCCCGAGATTCCCGATGCCGACGACCCGACGCCCGCCATTATCGAAGGCCCCTACTACAAACCGAAAGCCCCCGAGCGCGCCAGTTTGGTCGAAAAAGGCGCCAAAGGCACGGTCATCACACTCGCCGGTCGCGTGCTGGACACTGACGGCAATCCCCTGCCCGAAGCCTTGGTCGATTTTTGGCAGGCCGATGCGGACGGCGTCTACGACAACGCCGGATTCAAATATCGAGGCTGGCACCGAGCGAACAAAAAAGGCGAGTATAAGCTTGAGACGATCATGCCCGGCCCCTATCCGGGCCGCACGCCGCACATTCACGTCAAGGTCGCCCCGCCCAAAGGCCGCGTGCTGACGACTCAGCTTTACTTCCCCGGAGTTGCCGCCAACCAGCGCGATCACCTCTACAAGGCCGCCTGTTTGGTGAAAAAGGTCAAGGACAAGGAAAACCAACTGACCTTCGATTTTGTGCTGAAGGTAGACTAA
- a CDS encoding extracellular solute-binding protein, with protein sequence MATRVWSMWAGDEGKVFQAVVDAYNRRHPRRRVANLGGVEDSKTIRAIIAGGPPDFFTLREPGYLAPLASRKALLPLDERFAKAGFRPSDFIPASLDQGRVAGRLYSMPFLLDAAALFWNPDLFAKAGLPERAPRTLEETLEFAKALTEFDRFGNVERLGMRPPEPMHLLAAFGARIARPETGEIMANAPECLEAFEWFRKLVEVQGGGKKVQAFTAGFGNEQGTNNPFFVSKIAMMINGQWNPYWFQIYAPKVRYEVSAIPHPKAKPQLARPTVIGQNMFCIPRESRDPEGAWAFMQWMQSDEAQILFADTMHGIPNIRRLLKEPKLRQPQSPSEAWKRGYAKFLDLVDSPNARYFPTVSVANLYLNELTTAQDYVMSGTKSPRQALNDAQRRVQREANRR encoded by the coding sequence ATGGCTACACGGGTTTGGAGCATGTGGGCTGGGGACGAGGGCAAGGTGTTCCAGGCCGTGGTGGACGCCTACAACCGCCGGCATCCGCGGCGCAGGGTGGCCAACTTGGGCGGCGTAGAAGACTCCAAGACGATTCGAGCGATCATCGCAGGCGGGCCGCCCGACTTCTTCACCTTGCGAGAGCCGGGCTATTTGGCGCCGCTCGCTTCGCGCAAAGCCCTGCTGCCGCTGGACGAACGGTTTGCCAAGGCGGGTTTTAGACCCTCCGACTTTATCCCGGCGTCGCTCGATCAGGGGCGGGTGGCGGGCCGGCTTTACTCGATGCCGTTTCTATTGGACGCTGCCGCGCTCTTTTGGAACCCCGATCTATTTGCCAAGGCCGGTCTGCCTGAACGAGCGCCGCGAACGCTGGAGGAAACGCTCGAGTTTGCCAAAGCGCTGACCGAGTTCGATCGGTTTGGCAATGTCGAGCGGTTAGGCATGCGACCGCCGGAGCCGATGCACCTGCTGGCCGCCTTTGGCGCGCGCATCGCCAGGCCAGAGACGGGAGAGATAATGGCGAACGCGCCCGAATGCCTCGAGGCGTTCGAGTGGTTTAGAAAACTGGTCGAGGTTCAAGGCGGCGGCAAGAAAGTTCAGGCTTTCACAGCCGGATTTGGCAACGAGCAAGGCACCAACAACCCGTTCTTCGTCTCCAAGATCGCCATGATGATCAACGGCCAATGGAACCCCTATTGGTTCCAGATTTACGCGCCGAAGGTACGGTACGAGGTGAGCGCGATCCCGCATCCCAAGGCCAAGCCGCAGTTAGCTCGCCCCACCGTCATCGGCCAGAACATGTTTTGCATTCCGCGAGAATCGAGAGACCCAGAAGGCGCATGGGCTTTTATGCAATGGATGCAGAGCGACGAGGCGCAGATCCTGTTCGCCGATACGATGCACGGCATCCCCAACATCCGCAGACTGCTGAAAGAGCCTAAACTGCGCCAGCCTCAAAGCCCCAGTGAAGCCTGGAAGAGAGGGTACGCAAAGTTTCTCGATTTGGTGGACAGTCCCAACGCCCGCTATTTTCCGACGGTCTCCGTGGCCAACCTCTATCTGAACGAGCTGACCACCGCGCAGGATTACGTCATGAGCGGCACAAAGTCGCCACGGCAGGCGCTGAACGACGCGCAGAGGCGCGTACAGAGAGAGGCCAATCGCCGATAA